The DNA region CTCGCCGGGCTGCACCAGGCCGTGCCGGCGGATCGTGCGTTGAATGTTCTGAAGCACGGCGGAATCCTCGGCCCCGCCGGCGGCGGGGTCAATCCAGAACCGTCAGCCCGCCCAGGTACGGGTGCAGGGCCTCGGGCAGGACGACCGAGCCGTCGGCGCGCTGGCCGTTCTCCAGGAGGGCCACGACGAGGCGCGGCAGGGCCACGCCCGAGCCGTTGAGCGTGTGCACGAAGTTCACCTTGCCCTCGGCGTTCCGGTAGCGAATCCCGGCCCGGCGGGCCTGGAAGTCGCCGAAGTTGCTGCACGAGGACACCTCCAGCCACGCCTTCTGGGCCGGGGCCCAGAGCTCGATGTCGTAGGTGTGGCACGAGGCAAAGCTCAAGTCGCCCGCGCACAACTCCAGGACCCGGTAGACCAGGCCCAGCCGCCGGAGCACGTCCTCGGCGTCCGCGAGCAGCGTCTCGAGTTCCGCGTCCGACGTCTCGGGTTCGACGAACTTGACCAGCTCGACCTTGTCGAACTGGTGCACGCGGATGAGCCCGCGGGTGTCGCGCCCGGCCGCCCCCGCCTCGCGGCGGAAGCAGGCGGAGTAGGCCGTCAGCTTGACCGGCAGCGGGTCACGGATGATCTCCTCGCGGTAGAAGTTCGTCACGGGCACTTCCGCGGTCGGGATCAGGTAGAGGTCGTCCGACGCGACGTGGTACATATCCTCGGCGAGCTTCGGGAGCTGGCCGGTGCCGGTCATGGACGCGGCGTTGCACAGGAAAGGCGGCGCGATCTCGCGGTAGCCGTGCTGCGTGGTGTGCAGGTCGAGCATGAACTGGATCAGCCCGCGCTCGAGGCGGGCGCCGCGCCCTGTGAAGAGCGGGAAGCCGGCGCCGCTCATGCGCGCCCCGCGCTCGAGGTCGAACAGCCCCAGCTTTCCGCCCAGTTCCCAGTGCGGCCGGGGCTCGAAGTCGAACTCGCGCGGAGTGCCGTGGCGGCGCACCTCGCGGTTCTGCGTGGCGTCATGGCCGGGCGGGACGGCGGGGTGCGGCAGGTTGGGCATGAACAGCAGGGCGTTGTTCAGCTTCTCCTCGGCCTCGCGGACGACCCGGTCCAGCTCCGCGATGCGGTCGCCCATGGAGCGCACCTCGGCCTGGCGGGCGGCGGTATCCTGGCCGGCCTTCTTCAGGGCGCCGATCTCCTTGGAAAGGACGTTGCGCTGGTTCTTGAGTTGCTCGACCTCGGTCAGGCCGTTGCGGCGGTCGCGGTCGAGCGCGAGGACCGCGTCGAGGTCCACGCCGACGCCGCGCAGGTCGAGGGCGCGGCGCACGTCGGCCTCGCGCTCACGGATGGTCCGGATATCCAGCATGGGCGGCCCGGCGGATCAGGGGGTTTCCGCGATCGGTTCCGGCGCGCCGGGCTCTTCCGGCTCCGGCTCGGCCGGCGCCGGAGCGAACGGGGACTCGGTGACGATCGGCAGGCCTTTTTCGACGGCCAGCTTTTGCGCGCGGTCGAGGCAGGGCGGGCAGTAGTTCCGGCCCTTCATGTCCAGTTCCTCGTTGTTGGCGTACAGCCACATCGCGCACTGGGGATTGGGGCAAGTCTCCAGGCCCAGGAGCAGACCGATGCTCATCATCACTTCCCGCTCGAGCCGCCGCCCGTACTGTTCCTCGTCACCGCCCTCCGGTTTCAGCAGGCGGGCGTTGACCACGGCCGTCCGCTGGCCGGGCAACTGCGTGCCGTGATTCGGGAGCTCCTCCAAAGGCACGGCCAGGACCACCAGGCAGGCGTCCTCCTCGCCGATGGACTGCGCCGCGGCCTCGCCGATCTCGTGAAGGCTGGCGGCCGGCTTCGCTTCGCGCGGCTCGAGCAGCCGGACCGGCAGGGCGAGGTTCTCCTGCGCGAAGGCGCGTACGCGCTCCGCCATCGCCGGGTCCAGGTCGCCGACGGCCAGCAGCGAAATCGTAGGGCCCGCGGCCCGGGCCCAGGCCGCGGCGAAAAGGGACAGACAACCGACCAGCATGCGCTTCATGATGGTTCTCCTCTTTTTCTATTGTTCCTGTTCCGCCGAACGCCGCCGGGGAACGCGCGTCGCCAGCAATTCCGGGTACCGCGGATCGGCCTTGATCTTGGCGAGATAGGGGTCTTCCTCCTGCAGCCAGGTGCGGGTCTCCGCGGGATAGTCCCGGATCAGGCCGGTCAGGATCGGCCAGGCCTCGTCGAGTCGGCCGTTCTCGGCCAGCATGCAGGCGCGCGCGAACACGATCTGCGGGTGTTTCGGCATCTTCGCGAAGGCGCGGTCCAGTAACTCCAGCGCCGCCTTGTACTCCCCGTCCTCGACGAGGGTGTACGCGTAATTGTAGAGGACCTGGGCCGTCTCCGGGAACCGCTCGCTCAAGTCCTTCATGATGGTCCGCGCCTGCTCCCGGTCGCCCTGCTCCATGATGGCCCGGGCGCGGTCCATTTCCAGGCCCAGCGCCTGCAGGCCCATCGCGCGGCTCTCTTCCAGTATAGCCAAGACCTTGTCCCACTGCTGCAGCCGCTCGGCCTGGCCGAGCCGGCGCAGGATCGCCACAACGTCGGGCAACTTGACGCCCAGGCCGGGCCCGAGGACCGTGTCGCACACCAGGTAGAACTGCTCTTCCGGCATGAGGAGGAGAAAGTCCGCCCGGTCCGCGTCCAGCCAGTTCGCCACCTGCGCCACGTCGAACGTAAACAGGTCGGCCCACGACTCGCCCTGGAGCGACTCGCCCCGGGCCGCCTTGACCAGAAGCCTGTTGAACCGCGCCAACAGGTCGCCGGGTTGCAACTCCAACGCGCGATCCGTCAGGACCTGCGCCGGCACAAACTGTTTCAGCCGGAGCAAAACCGAGGCGCGGCCGTTCATAAACACTACGCTGCTCGGGTCGGCCATCAGCAGCCGGCGGTAGTAGTCGTCCGCCGCGGTGTAGTTCTTGGCCAGCGCCGCGATCGCCGCCCCGCGCCGCAAGAGCAACCCGTTCTGGGGATCGATTTCCAGGCCCTTCTGGACCTCGTCGAGGGCCTTGGCCCAATCTTTCTTTTCGGCAAATACGTTGGCGGCGCGC from Kiritimatiellia bacterium includes:
- a CDS encoding tetratricopeptide repeat protein, encoding MNHAIKMAGALAILAGLALAQEPAGNPYYVDGMLVDQYKEADPGASPALPASPMSLRDTPAPEPSVRPSVAPPAPAAGVALPPAGKALEHLRAANVFAEKKDWAKALDEVQKGLEIDPQNGLLLRRGAAIAALAKNYTAADDYYRRLLMADPSSVVFMNGRASVLLRLKQFVPAQVLTDRALELQPGDLLARFNRLLVKAARGESLQGESWADLFTFDVAQVANWLDADRADFLLLMPEEQFYLVCDTVLGPGLGVKLPDVVAILRRLGQAERLQQWDKVLAILEESRAMGLQALGLEMDRARAIMEQGDREQARTIMKDLSERFPETAQVLYNYAYTLVEDGEYKAALELLDRAFAKMPKHPQIVFARACMLAENGRLDEAWPILTGLIRDYPAETRTWLQEEDPYLAKIKADPRYPELLATRVPRRRSAEQEQ
- the serS gene encoding serine--tRNA ligase, with protein sequence MLDIRTIREREADVRRALDLRGVGVDLDAVLALDRDRRNGLTEVEQLKNQRNVLSKEIGALKKAGQDTAARQAEVRSMGDRIAELDRVVREAEEKLNNALLFMPNLPHPAVPPGHDATQNREVRRHGTPREFDFEPRPHWELGGKLGLFDLERGARMSGAGFPLFTGRGARLERGLIQFMLDLHTTQHGYREIAPPFLCNAASMTGTGQLPKLAEDMYHVASDDLYLIPTAEVPVTNFYREEIIRDPLPVKLTAYSACFRREAGAAGRDTRGLIRVHQFDKVELVKFVEPETSDAELETLLADAEDVLRRLGLVYRVLELCAGDLSFASCHTYDIELWAPAQKAWLEVSSCSNFGDFQARRAGIRYRNAEGKVNFVHTLNGSGVALPRLVVALLENGQRADGSVVLPEALHPYLGGLTVLD